In Clupea harengus unplaced genomic scaffold, Ch_v2.0.2, whole genome shotgun sequence, the genomic window TTGAATATGAAATGTTTCCTATATTTCTGGACAGAATCGCAATAAAAGTATTGGTTGAATGGAATAGAATGCCTTCATACTACCGATGTTATTTCTTAAATTCGAACGTACTCTGACATATCTTTTCAAGTGGTTTCAGTTGTCACGACTTCTTAACTAACGTACCTTTTGGTTTAGCAACCCAACCCGCTAAAAGAGCCTATTCTCTCCAGACGCACGCCGAAGCAGCTGCGCAGTCCGCCCTTCTTGAATCGGCTCCAGGAGCGCTTGGACGTGGACAGGATGTCGCCAAGGAAGCGCGCTAGCGCGTACTCCTTTCCAGACAGCGCGGGATTTCCCTCCTCATTCTCCCAGGGATGCTCCGCTGCCCCTGCGCCGTAATCGTTCTTCTCTGGGCTCAAGTCTTTTCCATCCACCTCGGACTCATTCAAGCCGAAGTACGGTCCCACCGCCTCGTCCTCCAGAAGCTGTTTAAGATTCTACAAAAGAAAAGATACATGGAAAGAAATAGTCAAACAATTAACAGCGCCTTTCAAACAAACCCCAACGGTCTGAGAACTTCACCAAAACTGTTCAAATTAAACATTCCTTACTCTAATTTAAAGGCACGACAAAGTATTTGCAACCCATAATCCTATACACTAAACGCACAAATCGCACGAGAGGGATAGCCGTCCTTTAACTCACCTGTAAACTAGATATCGGTTTGGCCCCAGCAATATTCAACATCAGAAGTGAagacaggcagagaagagagaggtttGCAATCATGTTGATGTTGTTTGGTCGCGATCGTGTCGTGCGCAATTAGGCGTCTGGTGCGCTTTTCCAAAAACCCTGTCGCCAGGTGCGCCCTTTTATACGCCCGGGTTTCGTCATCAAGGCTCGAGAAAATGATTAACTCCATgactgaggaggggagagagcaaCTCAGAAACATTACGCCTCCTTTGACCGAGGAGCCCACCTCAATTGACCAGGTACTAAAACGGTGACGTGAAGGGGCTTCTCTACCCAATTGCGCTAAGTGCCGCGAATCAAGTGCAACTGCCACTCCAAAGAAAATGTCTCGTGACCGCTGGTGCATCACTACAGTGGCAAGCCGATGAGGAGACAAAAAAGAATAATCCAACGCAAACCCATCCGAGGCTGTTTCAGCTAGTTAAATGTGGTGTCCATGTTGCGCATCTCACGCATCTATTTTTCTTAGGTTTACATTCAGTGACGTCTACCCAAGCAATCTTTAACTA contains:
- the LOC122131224 gene encoding C-type natriuretic peptide 3-like; translated protein: MIANLSLLCLSSLLMLNIAGAKPISSLQNLKQLLEDEAVGPYFGLNESEVDGKDLSPEKNDYGAGAAEHPWENEEGNPALSGKEYALARFLGDILSTSKRSWSRFKKGGLRSCFGVRLERIGSFSGLGC